The Solibacillus daqui genome has a segment encoding these proteins:
- a CDS encoding bifunctional metallophosphatase/5'-nucleotidase encodes MHMNDTHASLANAAKTVTAVKKVRGEKPGALLLHAGDVFTGTLYFNEFKGKADLEIMNLMKYDAMTFGNHEFDLGSTTEGHQALVDFIKAAKFPFVSSNVDFTKDNKFNGLFSDLNSSKPENGKIYNGIIKEINGEKVGIFGLTTAETKSISSPGSIQFEDYIAEAKKAVAAFEGQGVNKIIAVTHIGYDDNAAIDNDLTLAKQVEGIDIIVGGHSHTPLNKPTVIAEDKTPTVIVQAKANNEFLGTLDVEFDKNGVVVNHKGELIEIGKLAEDTEAKGILAPYKAKVDEVAAKEIGVEASVALESPRTDGDNTKPSVRKNETILGNLITDGMLAKAKDFTGKNVVMALQNGGGIRASIDAGPITVGEVITVLPFGNTLAVMDVTGVELKAAFEHSFSLYPKENGGFLHVAGAKVEFDSSKPAGQRVVSVKYKDASGNYVELQDAETYTVATNAFTAQGGDGFNMFKKAYDDGRVTDLGLSDWENLKDHLIKVKNLPTKIEGRIVDVVSSKIVEVTPEEFNGTEGAPKVFEGNISVDISNVSELKNAEIKGNLVLSGTPKGELNFSNIKVLGNLILTDLEGNIINFDGINVAGETVL; translated from the coding sequence ATGCATATGAATGACACACATGCAAGTTTAGCAAATGCTGCAAAGACAGTAACAGCAGTAAAGAAAGTGAGAGGGGAAAAACCAGGGGCTCTATTATTACATGCAGGTGATGTATTTACTGGGACATTGTATTTCAACGAATTTAAGGGAAAAGCAGATTTAGAAATTATGAATTTAATGAAGTATGATGCAATGACGTTTGGTAACCATGAGTTTGATTTAGGTTCAACAACGGAAGGGCATCAAGCATTAGTTGATTTCATTAAAGCAGCGAAATTCCCGTTTGTAAGCTCAAATGTTGATTTTACAAAAGATAATAAGTTCAATGGCTTATTCTCGGATTTAAATTCGAGTAAACCTGAAAACGGGAAAATTTATAACGGCATTATTAAAGAAATTAACGGTGAAAAAGTCGGGATTTTTGGGCTAACGACAGCTGAAACAAAAAGCATTTCGAGCCCAGGTAGCATTCAGTTTGAAGATTATATAGCTGAAGCTAAAAAAGCGGTTGCTGCTTTTGAAGGTCAAGGAGTCAATAAAATCATAGCTGTAACACATATTGGCTACGATGATAATGCAGCGATTGACAATGATTTAACTTTAGCGAAACAAGTGGAAGGTATTGATATTATTGTTGGTGGTCACTCGCATACACCGTTAAACAAACCAACAGTGATAGCTGAAGATAAGACACCAACAGTGATTGTACAAGCAAAAGCAAATAATGAATTTTTAGGAACATTGGATGTAGAGTTCGACAAAAATGGTGTAGTTGTAAACCATAAAGGCGAGCTAATTGAGATTGGTAAATTAGCAGAGGACACAGAAGCAAAAGGCATTTTAGCGCCATATAAAGCTAAGGTTGATGAAGTAGCAGCAAAAGAAATTGGTGTCGAGGCAAGTGTAGCTTTAGAAAGCCCACGTACAGATGGTGATAATACAAAGCCAAGTGTTCGTAAAAATGAAACGATTCTTGGAAATTTAATTACTGATGGGATGCTTGCAAAGGCTAAAGATTTTACTGGTAAAAATGTTGTGATGGCACTTCAAAATGGTGGCGGTATTCGTGCATCAATCGATGCGGGTCCGATTACTGTCGGGGAAGTAATTACCGTATTGCCGTTTGGTAACACATTAGCAGTAATGGATGTAACAGGTGTAGAATTAAAAGCTGCATTTGAGCATAGCTTTAGTCTGTATCCAAAAGAGAATGGTGGTTTCTTACATGTAGCTGGTGCAAAGGTGGAGTTCGATTCTTCTAAGCCAGCAGGTCAACGTGTTGTATCCGTTAAATATAAGGATGCGTCAGGTAACTATGTAGAACTTCAAGATGCTGAAACGTATACAGTTGCAACAAATGCCTTTACAGCACAAGGTGGAGACGGCTTTAATATGTTTAAAAAAGCCTATGATGATGGACGAGTAACAGATCTTGGATTATCGGATTGGGAAAACTTGAAAGACCATCTAATTAAAGTGAAAAATTTACCAACAAAGATCGAAGGACGTATTGTAGATGTAGTTTCTAGTAAAATCGTAGAAGTGACTCCTGAAGAATTCAATGGTACAGAAGGAGCTCCAAAAGTCTTTGAAGGAAATATTAGTGTAGATATTTCAAATGTCTCGGAATTAAAAAACGCAGAAATTAAAGGTAACTTAGTGCTATCTGGAACACCTAAGGGAGAATTGAATTTTTCTAATATTAAAGTATTAGGAAATTTAATTTTAACTGATTTAGAAGGAAATATTATAAACTTCGATGGCATTAATGTAGCAGGAGAAACGGTTCTTTAA
- a CDS encoding class I adenylate-forming enzyme family protein has protein sequence MLLPELFGNYAKNQPDKVFTSYNGREWTYHEFYEKAKRIAAYFQSKGYEKEDIIALYSLNTDVFLVCYFGLQLGGFTVMPVNTKLAVPEVEYIFNHSEAKSLIYDVRIENVINETQHVFHEKLAIGGENQLGKILEDESLHFSPVPLGEHDTSVIMYTSGTTGKSKGVMLTHRNIIAAGEVWSEVMDITENDRMLVSTPLFHCAAAHVFVVPVTYKGGTIIIEEAFSTDRTLALLQNAQPTMFFGVPAMYTILLNLPHIKEIELPTLRLFGYGAAPMPYEILKKLKETFPNIKVQNLYGQTENAPAASSLKDHHALSKIGSVGEPLPQTEVRVVDGNGNLLPIGQVGEIVVKGAQVMKGYLKDDQETARAIKDGWLYSGDLGRFDEDGLLYIVDRKKDMLIRGGENVYPVEVEEVLYQIPELLEAAVVGVPHPVYGEVPKAFVVLKEGKSLTAAQVMDYCSTQLAKYKVPMEVEFLNELPRNASGKVLKHTLGPKENMSV, from the coding sequence ATGTTACTACCTGAATTATTCGGAAATTATGCGAAAAATCAACCGGACAAAGTGTTTACATCTTATAACGGACGTGAGTGGACGTATCATGAGTTTTATGAAAAGGCGAAACGAATCGCAGCTTATTTTCAATCAAAAGGGTATGAAAAGGAAGATATTATTGCGCTTTATTCATTAAACACTGATGTATTTTTAGTATGTTATTTCGGTTTACAATTAGGTGGATTTACTGTAATGCCCGTTAATACAAAACTTGCTGTACCTGAGGTGGAATATATTTTCAATCATTCAGAAGCAAAGTCCCTTATTTATGATGTACGAATTGAAAATGTCATTAATGAAACACAGCATGTCTTCCATGAAAAGCTAGCAATCGGTGGGGAGAATCAGCTTGGAAAAATTCTTGAAGACGAATCACTCCACTTTTCACCTGTGCCATTAGGAGAACATGATACGTCCGTTATTATGTATACATCTGGAACAACTGGAAAATCAAAAGGAGTTATGTTGACGCATCGAAATATCATTGCGGCTGGGGAAGTTTGGTCAGAAGTAATGGATATTACGGAAAATGATCGGATGCTAGTGTCCACGCCATTATTCCATTGTGCGGCGGCCCATGTATTCGTTGTCCCAGTCACGTATAAAGGGGGCACAATTATTATTGAAGAGGCATTTTCTACTGACAGAACATTAGCACTTTTGCAAAATGCACAGCCGACCATGTTTTTCGGTGTTCCAGCTATGTACACAATCCTGTTGAATTTGCCACATATAAAGGAAATTGAACTTCCAACATTGCGCTTGTTTGGTTATGGAGCAGCACCAATGCCTTACGAAATTTTGAAGAAATTAAAAGAAACATTCCCGAATATAAAGGTACAAAACTTATATGGTCAAACGGAAAATGCACCTGCTGCTTCTTCTCTAAAAGACCATCATGCACTTAGCAAAATCGGCTCAGTTGGTGAACCACTTCCACAAACGGAAGTACGAGTAGTCGATGGAAATGGAAATTTATTACCTATTGGGCAAGTGGGAGAAATCGTTGTTAAAGGTGCACAAGTCATGAAAGGCTATTTAAAAGATGACCAAGAAACAGCGCGCGCCATTAAAGATGGTTGGCTTTATTCGGGCGATTTAGGGCGATTCGACGAGGATGGGCTTCTGTATATTGTCGACCGCAAAAAAGACATGCTTATTCGAGGCGGAGAAAATGTTTATCCTGTTGAAGTTGAAGAGGTGTTATATCAAATCCCTGAATTATTAGAAGCCGCAGTAGTCGGTGTGCCGCATCCAGTGTACGGGGAAGTGCCGAAAGCATTTGTGGTTTTGAAGGAAGGAAAATCATTGACGGCAGCCCAAGTAATGGACTATTGCTCAACACAGCTCGCGAAATATAAAGTGCCAATGGAAGTAGAATTCTTGAATGAATTACCACGAAACGCTTCAGGTAAAGTATTGAAACATACATTGGGGCCAAAAGAGAATATGAGTGTATGA
- a CDS encoding TetR/AcrR family transcriptional regulator: MKLSEKKILKKKEQILLSAITIVNRRGYDGATMEEIAAEMLMTKGSLYYYFKNKGDLMYQCHKLVLAQATGELEEELQGEGTAEEILRKMVATHINYAVEEKETFNMIIEPKQMFNPEQIEPVLKLRKHYASLFDQVIEKGVATGEFHVDEPIIVRMIILGAMNWIQQWYSANGRLAKEELKQHFAEYIIKLLK, from the coding sequence ATGAAACTCTCTGAGAAAAAAATCCTAAAGAAGAAAGAACAAATCTTATTATCCGCCATTACGATTGTAAATCGGAGAGGGTATGACGGTGCAACAATGGAAGAGATTGCTGCAGAGATGTTGATGACAAAAGGTTCATTATATTATTACTTTAAAAATAAAGGCGATTTAATGTACCAATGTCATAAACTTGTGCTCGCGCAAGCAACTGGGGAGCTTGAGGAGGAGTTACAAGGGGAGGGCACCGCGGAAGAAATTCTTCGGAAAATGGTCGCTACACATATCAACTATGCGGTGGAGGAAAAAGAAACATTCAACATGATTATCGAACCGAAACAAATGTTTAACCCTGAACAAATCGAACCTGTGCTGAAATTACGAAAACATTACGCTAGTTTGTTTGACCAAGTGATTGAAAAAGGTGTCGCTACAGGGGAATTTCATGTGGATGAGCCGATTATTGTCCGAATGATCATACTTGGTGCAATGAACTGGATTCAACAATGGTATAGCGCGAATGGGAGATTGGCAAAGGAAGAGCTAAAACAGCATTTTGCAGAGTACATTATTAAACTACTGAAATAA
- a CDS encoding endonuclease, whose product MTNNKWRKSLNTLLATSLVASIAVPAMPALANTEGLAADLIISEYIEGSGNNKAIELYNGTGATIDLSQYTLELYTNGSPNVGNKQNLTGVLAHGETIIFHHNQANGNLKSKGGTVSTITNFNGDDAIILKKGEEVVDSFGQVGVDPGASWEGNGVSTLDSTLVRKSSVISGDKIPNDTFDPSLEWQSYPLDTFDHLGSHTMEVGQPEEPKVAVVTASTAPGSVYPGTSITLSSATAGATIYYTTDGTDPTVDSSHYTDPIVIEEATTIKAMAVADGMENSEVQTFTYTVIEEENTGSIAHAREKAIGETVTLKGVVAAKLKNTISVQDETGGIAVRPTTLDVQLGEEVTLTGKLADFNGLLQLDSASIVEKGSNVGVPQPKTITGDAVAEINESQLVTVEDITLTLSTSGTGWKNYKATDASGKTFLVRDENDNLNLAVNTKYESITGIVQQFNADYQIIPRSVADIVLDSTTLHPAIASPAAGTYVEAQTVSLSTTTAGAEIYYTLDGSEPSVNSTKYTEPIAINKTTTLKAIVKSVGGTLSEVATFDYKITDSLQIHDIQGEAHKSPLLGNAVKGIQGIVTYAYKIGSNNYFHMQTPDSLKDDNPNTSEAIIVFTGNQVLASKGNLVKVSGKVDEFQIDGYTDTKRDTDLSVTQINARTDQGGIITVEQSSVPLPAAVTINASNLPNEVIDNDGFAKFDPEEDAIDFWESLEGMLVEVGSVKAVSPQEHGDLITVLEDRPTDTIHGGVKLTEESANPDRIQFKLFDNNAARNFEVATGDKFTGTIQGVVNYGFQNYKIYADYEYMKAKHEKGSTKPETTTIAKDEKKLTIASYNLENFSNNTKETTDDKARKLARAFVQDMKSPDIIGVTEVQDNNGSSTGDSKADQSYQRLINAIKTAGGPEYKYLNIDPENNTDGGAPNANIRVGFLYNPERVSLPAGIQAGDAKTAVGYENGSLTLNPGRIDPTNAAFNSSRKPLAAQFTFQGEDVIVIANHWNSKSGDTPLFGSTQPPVYESETQRKKIAQIVSDFVEGIKTKNLNANIVSLGDFNDFEFTDALKIHEGQFMTNMINKVDEKDRYTYLFQGNSQVLDHILVSNNLADKTAVDILHINADFTDMAGRASDHDPVMVQVDLKNDSSVEPIEAEKVYNFKNFKTDKLKITKPSVALHLDAQSVISNGIYFNGSYMELHGEGLKTTDVTLNPDKAGAILDLKGNAVKTLTIDGPNVKEIRGAENLDFKSIKYINGATPEQIKFTNSKGDPIVDPSLPSENNKPILIKPLENKNAAIGEVIQIDLTNHFSDPDGDELSFTSTKGTVNGKILNLQLEEGTHIVGVTASDGSKSITSNFSVTIGAEDYYMNAMNKEGQALKTALHEIISKQKVLSYSEVWDALKYTDEDPKNNNNVLLFYSGKSRSKNSNGGNVGDWNREHTWAKSHGDFGTSNGPGTDIHHLRPTDVQVNGSRGNLDFDSGGSPVAGCDGCLKDSDSFEPPNLVKGDVARILFYMATRYEVGDKVDLELNEKVNNGKAPYHGKLSVLLQWHQQDPVDEVEKQRNERIYEIQGNRNPFIDHPEWVKLIWK is encoded by the coding sequence ATGACTAATAATAAATGGAGAAAGTCATTAAATACTTTATTAGCAACAAGTCTAGTAGCGAGTATAGCTGTACCCGCAATGCCTGCATTAGCAAATACTGAAGGACTAGCAGCAGATTTAATTATTTCTGAGTATATTGAAGGATCTGGTAATAACAAGGCTATTGAGCTTTACAATGGAACTGGCGCAACAATTGATTTGAGCCAATATACTTTGGAGTTATATACAAATGGAAGTCCTAATGTTGGGAATAAACAGAATTTAACAGGCGTTTTAGCGCATGGAGAAACGATTATTTTTCATCATAATCAAGCTAATGGTAATTTAAAATCAAAAGGTGGTACTGTATCAACTATAACTAATTTCAATGGTGATGATGCAATCATTCTCAAAAAAGGTGAAGAGGTTGTTGATTCCTTTGGTCAAGTAGGGGTCGATCCGGGAGCATCTTGGGAGGGAAATGGTGTTTCAACTCTTGACAGTACATTAGTTAGAAAGAGCTCAGTAATTTCGGGAGATAAAATTCCAAACGATACATTTGATCCTTCATTAGAGTGGCAGTCATATCCACTAGACACATTTGACCATTTAGGGTCCCACACAATGGAAGTAGGTCAGCCAGAAGAGCCTAAAGTGGCAGTTGTAACAGCATCCACAGCTCCGGGATCAGTTTATCCAGGTACTTCCATTACATTATCTTCTGCAACTGCAGGGGCGACTATCTATTACACAACAGATGGTACAGATCCGACTGTGGATAGTTCTCATTATACTGATCCAATTGTAATCGAAGAAGCGACAACTATTAAAGCAATGGCAGTTGCGGATGGAATGGAAAACAGTGAGGTGCAAACTTTCACCTATACAGTAATTGAGGAAGAGAATACGGGTTCAATTGCTCATGCTAGAGAAAAAGCAATTGGTGAAACAGTTACACTTAAAGGTGTCGTAGCTGCAAAGTTAAAAAACACTATTTCTGTGCAGGATGAAACCGGTGGGATTGCTGTTCGTCCGACTACTTTAGACGTGCAATTAGGAGAAGAAGTAACTTTAACAGGAAAATTGGCAGACTTTAATGGACTTCTACAATTAGATAGTGCATCAATTGTTGAAAAAGGTTCAAACGTCGGCGTACCTCAACCGAAAACTATAACAGGTGATGCGGTCGCTGAAATCAATGAGTCTCAGTTAGTTACGGTTGAAGATATTACACTCACGCTTAGTACAAGTGGAACTGGGTGGAAAAATTATAAAGCAACAGATGCTTCTGGAAAAACGTTTTTAGTTCGCGATGAAAATGACAATCTTAATTTAGCAGTAAATACAAAATATGAATCGATAACAGGTATTGTTCAGCAATTTAATGCTGACTATCAAATTATTCCTCGTAGCGTAGCGGATATTGTTTTAGATAGTACGACGTTGCATCCGGCAATTGCATCTCCTGCTGCAGGAACATATGTAGAGGCACAAACTGTTAGTCTTTCTACTACAACTGCAGGGGCGGAAATTTATTATACACTAGATGGCTCAGAACCGAGTGTAAATTCAACAAAGTATACTGAACCGATTGCTATTAATAAAACTACAACTTTAAAAGCAATTGTAAAATCAGTCGGTGGTACATTAAGTGAAGTTGCTACATTTGACTATAAAATTACAGATAGCCTACAAATCCATGATATTCAAGGTGAAGCGCATAAGTCACCTCTTTTAGGAAATGCAGTAAAAGGTATTCAAGGGATTGTCACATACGCTTATAAAATTGGTAGTAACAATTATTTCCATATGCAAACACCAGATAGTTTAAAAGATGATAATCCAAATACATCTGAAGCTATTATAGTATTTACAGGAAACCAAGTACTTGCTAGTAAAGGTAATTTAGTAAAGGTTTCTGGAAAAGTAGATGAGTTCCAAATTGATGGCTATACAGATACAAAAAGAGACACTGATTTATCCGTAACACAAATTAATGCAAGAACAGATCAAGGCGGAATTATTACTGTAGAACAGTCATCTGTACCATTACCAGCAGCGGTAACAATTAATGCTTCTAATCTTCCAAATGAAGTAATTGATAATGATGGCTTTGCAAAGTTTGATCCAGAAGAAGATGCAATTGATTTCTGGGAGAGCTTAGAAGGGATGCTTGTAGAAGTAGGGTCAGTAAAAGCTGTTTCGCCACAGGAACATGGTGATTTAATTACGGTTCTTGAGGATAGACCAACTGATACAATTCACGGTGGCGTTAAGTTAACGGAGGAGTCAGCAAACCCAGATCGCATTCAATTTAAGTTATTTGACAATAATGCAGCTAGAAATTTTGAAGTTGCCACAGGTGATAAGTTTACAGGCACAATTCAAGGTGTTGTAAACTACGGTTTCCAAAACTATAAAATTTATGCTGATTATGAATATATGAAGGCAAAGCACGAAAAAGGAAGTACAAAGCCTGAAACTACAACAATTGCAAAAGATGAAAAAAAATTAACGATTGCTTCATATAATCTTGAAAACTTCTCAAATAATACGAAAGAAACAACTGACGATAAAGCACGTAAATTAGCTAGAGCTTTTGTACAAGATATGAAAAGCCCTGATATTATTGGCGTAACGGAAGTACAAGATAATAATGGTTCGAGCACGGGTGATTCAAAGGCTGATCAAAGCTATCAGCGCTTAATTAATGCCATTAAGACAGCGGGTGGCCCTGAGTATAAATACTTGAATATAGACCCGGAAAATAATACAGATGGCGGAGCACCAAATGCTAATATTCGTGTAGGATTTTTATACAATCCTGAACGTGTATCGTTGCCAGCTGGTATCCAGGCAGGAGATGCTAAGACAGCAGTTGGTTATGAAAATGGTAGTCTCACGCTAAATCCAGGTCGTATTGATCCGACAAATGCAGCGTTTAATAGTAGTCGTAAGCCTTTAGCGGCACAGTTTACATTCCAGGGTGAGGATGTTATCGTTATCGCAAATCACTGGAATTCAAAATCTGGCGATACACCGTTATTTGGATCTACACAACCACCAGTATACGAAAGTGAAACGCAGCGCAAAAAAATTGCTCAAATCGTATCTGATTTTGTAGAGGGAATTAAAACAAAAAATCTAAATGCCAATATCGTATCATTAGGGGATTTTAATGATTTTGAATTTACGGATGCTTTAAAAATTCATGAAGGTCAATTTATGACGAACATGATTAATAAAGTAGACGAAAAAGATCGATACACATACTTGTTCCAAGGAAATTCACAAGTATTAGACCATATTTTAGTTTCGAATAACTTAGCAGACAAAACAGCAGTTGATATTCTTCATATTAATGCAGACTTTACTGATATGGCAGGTCGTGCAAGTGACCATGATCCAGTAATGGTACAGGTTGATTTGAAAAATGACTCAAGTGTTGAACCAATCGAGGCTGAAAAAGTCTATAACTTTAAGAACTTTAAAACTGACAAGTTAAAGATTACGAAGCCGAGTGTTGCCTTACATTTAGATGCACAATCTGTTATTTCAAATGGTATTTACTTTAATGGTAGTTACATGGAGTTACACGGGGAAGGACTTAAAACAACAGATGTGACGCTAAATCCTGACAAAGCAGGGGCAATTTTGGACCTAAAAGGGAATGCTGTGAAAACACTTACGATTGATGGTCCAAATGTTAAGGAAATTAGAGGGGCTGAAAATCTTGATTTCAAATCGATAAAATATATTAACGGCGCTACTCCTGAACAAATTAAATTTACAAATTCTAAAGGGGATCCCATTGTGGATCCTTCTTTACCTTCTGAAAATAATAAGCCAATCTTAATAAAGCCTCTTGAAAATAAAAATGCAGCTATTGGAGAAGTAATTCAAATTGATTTAACTAATCATTTTTCTGACCCAGATGGTGACGAACTATCATTTACATCTACTAAAGGTACTGTAAATGGTAAAATATTAAACCTTCAATTAGAAGAAGGTACTCATATTGTAGGAGTGACAGCATCGGATGGAAGCAAGAGTATAACTAGTAACTTCAGTGTTACAATTGGTGCTGAAGATTATTATATGAATGCAATGAATAAGGAGGGGCAAGCTTTGAAAACGGCCCTTCATGAAATTATTTCGAAACAGAAAGTACTATCATATAGTGAAGTATGGGATGCGTTAAAGTATACCGATGAAGATCCTAAAAATAATAATAATGTACTTTTATTTTATTCTGGGAAATCAAGATCAAAAAATAGTAACGGTGGGAACGTCGGGGACTGGAACCGTGAGCATACATGGGCAAAATCACATGGGGATTTTGGGACAAGTAATGGTCCCGGTACAGATATTCATCATTTACGCCCAACAGATGTACAAGTAAATGGTTCAAGAGGGAATTTAGATTTTGATAGTGGCGGTAGTCCTGTTGCTGGTTGTGATGGGTGTTTAAAAGATTCTGACTCATTTGAACCACCAAACCTTGTAAAAGGAGATGTTGCAAGAATCCTGTTCTACATGGCAACTCGTTATGAGGTTGGTGATAAGGTTGACCTCGAATTAAATGAAAAAGTTAATAACGGGAAAGCCCCTTATCACGGAAAGTTGTCTGTACTTTTACAATGGCATCAACAAGACCCTGTTGATGAAGTTGAAAAACAAAGGAATGAAAGAATTTATGAAATTCAAGGCAATCGCAATCCATTTATCGATCATCCTGAATGGGTAAAGTTGATTTGGAAGTAA
- a CDS encoding acyl-CoA dehydrogenase family protein: MKATFLTDEHEMFREALRKMLQKEAYPYYEKWEEERNIPREFWLKLGENGFLLPWVDEQYGGLGLDFSYSMILTEELEKVGVGLASGICLHSDIVSPYIEAYGTAQQKQKWLPKSVTGEYISAIAMTEPGAGSDLAGIKTNARKDGDYYILNGEKTFITNGIHADYVIVVCKTDPHAQPAYRGISLLIVENGAPGFKRGKKLNKIGMHSGDTAELIFEDVKVPAENLLGEEGKGFYYLMEKLQQERLVVALQVQIEAEVMLQLTINYVKERKAFGSRIADFQNTQFKLAEMATEIDMGRNYVNTLTEKHMHGEDIVKEVSMAKWWISEMAKRVAAECLQLHGGYGYMEEYEIARRYRDISVTSIYAGTTEIMKGIIAKKILS; this comes from the coding sequence ATGAAAGCTACTTTTTTAACGGATGAACATGAAATGTTCCGTGAGGCACTTCGGAAAATGCTCCAAAAAGAAGCGTATCCGTATTACGAAAAATGGGAAGAAGAACGCAATATTCCAAGAGAATTTTGGTTAAAGCTAGGTGAAAATGGTTTTCTACTTCCATGGGTGGACGAACAATATGGTGGCTTAGGGCTTGATTTTTCTTACTCTATGATTTTAACGGAAGAATTAGAAAAAGTTGGGGTTGGTTTAGCCAGTGGCATCTGTTTGCATTCAGATATTGTAAGCCCTTACATCGAGGCTTATGGTACAGCACAACAAAAACAAAAATGGCTGCCAAAGAGCGTTACAGGTGAATATATTTCTGCAATCGCTATGACAGAGCCTGGTGCTGGTTCGGACTTAGCTGGCATTAAAACGAATGCGCGCAAAGACGGAGATTACTATATTTTAAACGGAGAGAAAACATTTATTACAAATGGCATCCATGCAGATTACGTCATTGTTGTTTGTAAAACAGATCCCCATGCACAACCCGCGTATCGAGGGATTAGTTTACTCATCGTAGAAAATGGCGCACCTGGGTTCAAACGGGGAAAAAAGCTAAATAAAATCGGCATGCATTCGGGTGATACGGCAGAGCTTATTTTTGAAGATGTAAAAGTACCTGCCGAAAACCTGCTTGGTGAAGAAGGAAAAGGCTTTTATTACTTAATGGAAAAGCTGCAGCAAGAGCGTCTTGTCGTAGCACTTCAAGTTCAAATAGAAGCAGAGGTCATGCTGCAACTGACAATCAATTATGTGAAAGAACGGAAAGCTTTTGGTAGCCGGATTGCCGATTTTCAAAATACACAGTTTAAGCTAGCAGAAATGGCCACAGAGATCGACATGGGAAGAAACTATGTGAATACACTGACTGAAAAACATATGCACGGCGAAGATATTGTCAAAGAAGTATCGATGGCAAAGTGGTGGATTAGTGAAATGGCGAAACGAGTCGCAGCCGAATGCCTTCAACTTCACGGAGGCTATGGCTATATGGAGGAATACGAAATTGCTCGAAGATATCGCGACATTTCCGTGACGTCCATCTATGCGGGGACAACCGAAATTATGAAAGGCATTATCGCAAAAAAAATACTGTCGTAG
- a CDS encoding 3-hydroxyacyl-CoA dehydrogenase family protein, whose translation MKIGVVGSGIMGNGIAQTFAMAGYDVILSDLNEEALVSAREVIVMNIERVLKKQESAQNGHEILQRIQFTTSKGALADADLIVEAIIENMEMKKAIFKELDEICEQKTIFASNTSSYSITEIGAATKRPDRVCGMHFFNPVPVMKLIEVIRGEATSDETVAFIQQLVTHIGKESITVADAPLFVGNRILIPMISEAIFVLDEGIATAEDIDKGVVLGTNQPIGPLKLADMIGLDTLLYVQETLLNETGDSKYRIPQSLKKLVRAGHYGRKTGQGFYRYT comes from the coding sequence TTGAAGATAGGTGTTGTCGGTTCAGGAATTATGGGAAATGGCATTGCCCAAACATTTGCTATGGCCGGATATGATGTTATACTGAGTGACCTTAATGAGGAGGCACTAGTAAGCGCGCGTGAAGTCATTGTCATGAATATTGAAAGAGTGTTAAAAAAGCAAGAAAGTGCGCAGAACGGACATGAAATTCTCCAACGGATTCAGTTTACTACGAGTAAGGGTGCATTAGCAGATGCGGATTTGATTGTAGAAGCCATTATTGAAAATATGGAAATGAAAAAGGCAATTTTCAAAGAGTTAGATGAAATTTGTGAGCAAAAGACCATTTTTGCCTCTAATACGTCTAGTTACTCAATCACAGAAATAGGAGCTGCAACAAAACGCCCTGATCGTGTGTGCGGTATGCATTTCTTCAACCCAGTACCGGTCATGAAGCTCATTGAAGTGATTCGAGGGGAGGCAACTTCGGATGAAACGGTCGCATTTATCCAACAGTTAGTAACGCACATAGGGAAAGAAAGTATTACGGTGGCAGATGCACCATTATTCGTTGGCAATCGTATACTCATACCGATGATTAGTGAGGCGATTTTTGTTTTAGATGAGGGTATTGCCACTGCAGAAGATATCGATAAAGGGGTGGTTTTAGGAACAAATCAGCCCATTGGTCCATTAAAGCTTGCGGATATGATCGGCTTAGATACGTTACTTTACGTTCAAGAGACACTTCTAAATGAAACCGGTGATTCGAAATATCGCATTCCACAATCACTGAAAAAGCTAGTACGCGCAGGGCATTATGGACGAAAAACAGGACAAGGGTTTTATCGTTATACTTAA